Proteins encoded together in one Riemerella anatipestifer window:
- a CDS encoding ABC transporter permease subunit — protein MYKIAKFILTDILKSKVIAVYTLMLFIISWAILGLESNQIKANLNLLNIVLFVVPLFSIVFSVIYIYNSTQFIELLSTQPIKRDVIWTGTFLGLSLSQLLVFLAGCGIPIILYSTLTYGLCVLLGGMLLCVSFTSLAMYSSISTNDKTKGIGIALFIWVFFNIIYDSLLLILMFQFSDYPIEKLIVVLASLSPIGLTRIFVQLQLDISGMLGYSGAIFKSIFGSGGGVYISVLILLIWIIFPFLSSLLKFRKKDL, from the coding sequence ATGTATAAAATCGCAAAGTTCATACTAACTGATATTTTAAAGAGCAAAGTTATTGCTGTGTATACGCTCATGTTATTTATTATATCATGGGCCATTCTAGGATTAGAAAGCAATCAGATAAAGGCTAATCTCAATCTACTAAATATTGTACTTTTTGTAGTTCCACTATTTAGTATTGTGTTTTCAGTAATCTACATCTACAACAGTACACAATTCATAGAACTTCTTTCTACTCAGCCTATTAAACGAGATGTAATATGGACGGGAACTTTTTTAGGATTATCGCTATCTCAACTATTAGTATTTTTAGCTGGATGTGGCATTCCCATTATTCTGTATTCTACACTTACTTACGGATTATGTGTCTTACTAGGTGGTATGTTACTCTGCGTAAGCTTTACCTCATTAGCCATGTATAGTTCTATTTCTACTAATGACAAAACAAAAGGAATAGGAATAGCTCTATTCATTTGGGTATTTTTTAATATCATCTATGACAGTTTGTTACTTATCTTGATGTTTCAATTTTCAGATTATCCTATAGAAAAACTAATAGTTGTATTAGCCTCACTTAGTCCTATAGGGCTTACCCGTATTTTTGTACAACTACAGCTTGATATCTCTGGAATGCTAGGCTATTCAGGAGCAATTTTTAAATCAATTTTTGGTTCAGGTGGTGGAGTTTATATTTCTGTTCTTATTCTTCTGATTTGGATTATATTTCCTTTCTTATCAAGTTTACTTAAATTCAGAAAAAAAGATTTATAA
- a CDS encoding RNA polymerase sigma factor, whose translation MSLETEFLQQIEKHKGVIFKISKMYMDNKNDQEDLFQEIIYQAWKSYLSFQGKSLFSTWLYRVALNTSIVFLRSDKKKINTTDIELSAINKKVENNDVEQQQLELMYKAIQQLGAIDKALIFYYLENYSGKEIAAQMGITEVNVRVKLNRAKQKLKTVINELRTQQ comes from the coding sequence ATGTCTCTGGAAACAGAATTTTTACAACAAATAGAGAAGCATAAAGGGGTTATTTTTAAAATATCCAAAATGTATATGGATAATAAAAACGACCAAGAAGATTTGTTTCAAGAGATTATTTATCAAGCGTGGAAATCGTATCTGTCTTTTCAAGGTAAGAGTTTATTTTCTACTTGGCTTTATCGGGTGGCACTTAATACCTCTATTGTTTTTTTAAGAAGTGATAAGAAAAAAATCAATACTACTGATATAGAGCTAAGTGCGATAAATAAGAAGGTAGAAAATAATGATGTTGAACAACAGCAATTAGAACTTATGTATAAAGCAATACAACAGCTAGGTGCAATAGATAAAGCACTTATATTCTATTATTTAGAAAATTACTCGGGCAAAGAGATAGCGGCTCAAATGGGAATAACAGAGGTAAATGTAAGAGTGAAACTAAATAGAGCTAAACAAAAATTGAAAACTGTGATTAACGAACTTAGAACTCAACAATAA
- a CDS encoding ecotin family protein, which produces MEGYEHLSITLPKKSNEKELFLEMTPGKWHKLDCNSYGLLGKIEQKKDQETNISYYLYDTDGNMRSTMMACPDMKLTNKFVVGESKTINYTSDTPIIIFYPKGYEIKLKVKNQQNEEVPIKLP; this is translated from the coding sequence ATGGAGGGCTATGAACATCTCAGCATAACCCTTCCGAAAAAATCTAACGAAAAAGAGTTATTTCTAGAAATGACCCCTGGCAAGTGGCACAAATTAGATTGTAACTCGTATGGATTACTAGGAAAAATTGAACAGAAAAAAGACCAAGAGACAAATATTTCTTACTATCTCTACGATACTGATGGTAACATGCGTTCAACTATGATGGCTTGCCCTGATATGAAGCTTACTAACAAATTTGTGGTTGGAGAAAGCAAAACTATCAACTATACAAGTGATACTCCCATTATAATTTTCTATCCAAAAGGCTACGAAATTAAACTTAAAGTTAAAAATCAACAAAACGAAGAAGTTCCTATAAAACTACCATAA
- a CDS encoding pirin family protein, with protein sequence MNTKKIELIVAPRPAHFVGDGFRVHNFIPSGFRLDMKRMDPFIMMDYNSKFYFEPSQTPRGVGVHPHRGFETVTIAYQGKVEHHDSAGGGGIIQEGDVQWMTAGSGVLHKEYHETEWSKKGGIFQMVQLWVNLPSRYKMSPPKYQSIQHAEFPKVSVGENSWVEVIAGEYNGNKGIASTFSPIHMMNARLKKGARASFSFPAHFNTVALVIEGNIIVNEEEEAPTDHLVLFENSGEDFNIEALDDAVVLILSGEPLNEPIAAHGPFVMNTRAEIIQAFDDFKNNKFGVLED encoded by the coding sequence ATGAACACTAAAAAAATAGAGCTTATCGTCGCTCCTAGACCTGCACATTTTGTAGGAGATGGTTTTAGAGTACACAATTTTATTCCTAGCGGATTTAGATTAGATATGAAAAGAATGGATCCTTTCATTATGATGGATTACAATTCTAAGTTTTATTTTGAACCTTCCCAAACCCCTAGAGGCGTAGGCGTACACCCTCATCGTGGTTTTGAAACCGTAACCATAGCTTATCAAGGTAAAGTAGAGCATCACGATAGTGCAGGTGGCGGTGGCATTATACAAGAAGGCGATGTACAGTGGATGACGGCTGGTAGCGGTGTACTCCATAAAGAATATCACGAAACTGAATGGAGTAAAAAAGGTGGCATTTTCCAAATGGTGCAACTGTGGGTAAATCTCCCTTCTCGCTATAAAATGAGTCCTCCAAAATACCAATCTATACAACACGCAGAGTTTCCTAAAGTCTCTGTTGGCGAAAATAGTTGGGTAGAAGTAATTGCAGGTGAATACAATGGTAACAAAGGTATCGCAAGTACCTTCAGTCCAATACATATGATGAATGCAAGACTAAAAAAAGGTGCTAGAGCTTCATTTAGTTTCCCTGCTCATTTTAACACCGTTGCTTTGGTTATAGAGGGCAACATTATTGTAAACGAAGAGGAAGAAGCTCCTACAGACCATTTAGTTTTGTTTGAAAATAGTGGCGAAGATTTCAACATAGAAGCCCTAGATGATGCTGTTGTGCTTATCCTTAGTGGAGAACCACTCAATGAACCTATAGCCGCTCATGGTCCGTTTGTAATGAACACTAGAGCAGAGATTATTCAGGCTTTTGATGACTTTAAAAACAACAAATTCGGAGTCTTAGAAGATTAA
- a CDS encoding 5'-methylthioadenosine/adenosylhomocysteine nucleosidase produces MKIVVIGAMEVEIKHLCDALENPIKKEIHSFQFHIGTIANHEVIVLLSGVGKVSSAIGTCLLINHFAPDLIINTGTAGGLKEVQVKDIILATEVRHHDVDLTAFGYELGQQSKMPPAFIPDSFYVEKAETVIKKHGINANKGLVISGDAFINCPDKFQWLKDNFRTAKAVEMEAASIAQVCHQMKTPFIVLRAISDIAGEGTTVSFDTFVTEAGKISAEINIDLIKSL; encoded by the coding sequence ATGAAAATAGTCGTTATTGGAGCCATGGAAGTTGAAATAAAGCATTTATGTGATGCTTTAGAAAACCCTATAAAAAAGGAAATTCACTCATTTCAATTTCATATTGGGACCATTGCCAACCACGAAGTTATTGTTTTACTTTCTGGTGTTGGCAAGGTAAGTTCGGCTATAGGGACTTGTTTACTTATCAATCATTTTGCTCCTGATTTAATTATCAATACAGGAACTGCAGGTGGACTGAAAGAAGTTCAAGTTAAAGATATTATCCTCGCTACAGAAGTACGCCATCACGATGTGGATTTAACAGCCTTTGGTTACGAACTTGGACAACAATCTAAAATGCCTCCAGCCTTCATACCTGATTCTTTTTATGTAGAAAAAGCCGAGACTGTCATCAAAAAACACGGCATCAATGCTAACAAAGGGTTAGTCATTAGTGGTGATGCATTTATCAACTGTCCTGATAAATTCCAATGGCTTAAAGACAACTTCCGTACTGCCAAAGCCGTTGAGATGGAAGCCGCGTCTATCGCACAAGTATGCCACCAAATGAAAACACCTTTTATTGTTCTAAGAGCCATTTCGGATATTGCGGGAGAAGGCACTACGGTTTCTTTTGATACATTTGTTACCGAAGCTGGAAAAATCTCAGCAGAAATCAATATTGATTTAATTAAAAGTTTATAG